CTTCTTCTGCTAGCTCCCTTCCTTTACGGACCAGTTCGGTTACAGCAGATTCAAAGGATACTCGCATGAGCCAAGTAAGATTCTCGGAAAAATCATAGTTTAGAAGACGCGGATTATCTGGCGGTGTGGTATCAATTTCAATGTGTCCTAAGTCTAGTTCCGAACGAGAAACCTCGTTGCCCGAGACGGTCTTTTCGGCAGCCCTAGCAGGAATGAATGTTTCATGGGAAGGAGTTAGTAAAACTCGTCCAATAGCATCTGTCCTAATGACAGGGAGACGGGGACTTATTTCGATATCAACAGCTTGATTTAAATGTGGTTCACTGGCATTGATGACAAGAGTTTTTGATAGTTCTTCCTGTGTAATATCAAGTCTCCTTTTTTCAGCAGTTGAAGCAATTTGCTCAACCATGGAGTTCCGTTGAGCTTCAAGGATATCTTCAGCCCCATCAGGGGTAATGGGTGCAAACGGTGCTTTGGATGATAAAGCTTTATCCTCGGAAAGAATGTGGGCAACTATGCCAAGATGAAGGGTAATGTCCTCCTCATCAAAACGTGAGGCCCTGTCAATAGCGGAACGGATCAACGATTTCAGCGTTTCTTCCGAAAGCTGCTTTTCGACTCCCATCTCATCCAAACAAATCTACCTCCTTGCCCATCCTCCGTTTAGTTAGACTAATCCTCCGGCTCCAACACCCGTTTATAGTAAGACCCCGACGTATACAATGCTGCTGCTGGATTATGTCCGAGAACCCTGTCCTTCACGATCAAGGTTGTCACCGGCGCCTTAGAGTGCTTCATGAACAGAGCGTCGTGTCCGACGCAGAGGCCGATGATGACGTTCAGCCCGCAGCCTTCCTGGTTCAGGAGTTCGGCTTGCAGGATGGGGTTGCAAAGGGATTCGTGATACCCCTTCTGGAGTTTCAGGTCTTCGGGGATGCCGATTGACCGTTTGTCCTCGGCACCCACCTTGCAAACAACGCAGTGGCCAGAGAGCCCTTTCGCTTTAAGGATCTTCATGAACACTTTGGCCTCGTTGATCAGGCCCACGCAGGTTGCCACGCCGACTTTCTCTGCACCAATACAGTGGGCGAACTCAATGATTTCTTCGACCCGAGTGAGTTTGCCATAAAACCGGCCCTCGATTTCCGCAGCGGCACGGGCGATGAGGGAGACCTCCGGATCGTATCGGTACTTGTCGTTGATGTCTTCAATGAGATTTCTGTCAAGGTTTGGGGTAGGGCAGAACTGGGGATAGTCACCGAGTAAGCGGTAGCAATTGTACACGCCGCAGTCGGAACAACTGAGTTTGCCCTTGGCATCCTTCACAATAAAACCTCCTTAAGAATACATACATTTTTTGCACTTTCCCCTTTTAGTGCTAAGTTGATATATGGACATATCCCCTTCACTGAATATGCCGCCGCATAGTTCACAATGATAGCGTTCAGAAGACTCTTTAGGCAGTTCAACTGGTTTTTGCGGTTGTTTTATGACCGGAGTTCTAGAAAATAAAGGTGTCGTTATTGCGAATCGGTTTGCGGGTGAGGGCTTGGTCATCGACGAGATATTCTGTAGTGCTGTTTTAGGTACAGGCATCGATTGCTTTACCTCTAGCCATCGCTCTTTCCAGATCTCTTCTTGCTCCAAATACCAGACATGCTTTTTGTCTGAGAGACGGATATTGTCCAATGTGCCTTTAAGTGTTGCTCCTACCCGGAAAATACTAACGCAGCTATCTAGGATAAGAGAGCGCATGAACTTAATTTCTTTGGTTTCAGTATCAAAAAAGCATAGGGAGCAACCCGATTCCTCATCTGCTGGCAGTTTGAAAAAGACCTTACGTTGCCAGCGTTCAAACCAATCTGACACGCAGAACTTGTCCAAGCCTGAAGAAGACATGAGCGCTCTTTCGGCAGGGCTTTTGAAGACTACGGTTCTTCCATCTGGCTCGAAATCAGGGAACCGAGACATGGAAATGAGCCACATCGTATCGATATCATTCGCTTTGAAGTAATCAAGTCGAGCCTGGAGTTCTCTTGACTTCCACTGGCCGCAGAAAAACTCCACTGCCCGGCGCCTGCCATCATTCAGTCGTATATGTATTCCACAAGTGCTCTTTAGCGCTGGCAATGGATACTCCAGTTCGACCGTTCCTGCGTTGCCGATTCGTTCTAAGAGGAATTGGTACAGGAGGGCTTTTGCCCGCATGTATTCTGCTGATTCATTGCTGCCGGGGCAATCTGATTTGTTACGGTGACCAAAATGATGAATATACACTTGGCCGAATCGGCAGATAACCGGCTGTCCACATATAGGACAAACGGCTCTTTCGTTGCAGAGAGCGCGGAGTTCTTCCTTCCGGTTATCCCATCGTGGATCGGTAGCCGAGATCTTTTGGCCATCTAGAAGTGCGGTGAGCATGGAGGCCTCTTTCAGATGTAGTCAAGTTTATAACGCATATACCATCCGTTGTTAATGGTTGGTAATTAATCGATTCTAGTATGTGCTTGAATTTTGATGGGTAATAAAATCCGGAGCATTCAATACACGTGGAGTTTTTACAAGAGGTTCGATTAAGGGTATTTCTTCTTTAACTGATACTCCCAATTCTTTAAATTTACGCGCAGGAATTAGTACGCTTCGTTCTAATGAACCTACTGAGTGATTAAATTGTATAACTGCTCGGTCTAAGCTTTTTTGTACATTGGTTAGATAACCAGCAAAGGTACAAATTCGGTCGTACAAAGTTTTACCGAGATTGCTTATTTCCTTAGCATTCTCAGCAATTTTTTCTTGATTCCACCCATAAGCAACAGCTTTAAGTAAAGCGATTAAAGTAGTAGGTGTTGATAAAATTACTTTATTTTCTACACCAAACTCAATTAATTGCGGGTCTTGCTCTAATGCTGCACTAAAAAATGTTTCACTGGGAAGAAATAGAACAGCAAACTCAGGCGTATGCTGAAAATGCTCCCAATATGATTTGCTATTTAATTTTGTTAGATGCTCTCTTACCTGACGAGCATGGTCTTTGAGCTTTAATATTCGGTGGGCATCGTCAGAAGTTTCTAATGCTTCCAGATAGCCTTGGAGAGGTACCTTTGAATCAACTACTATGATTCTGTTATTGGGAAGACGAATAACCATATCAGGGCGCAAGCGAGAATCATTAGTATTTACTGTATGTTGCTGAACAAAATCACAATATTCGATCATCCCAGCTATTTCTACAACTCGTTTTAGCTGTATTTCGCCCCAACGTCCTCGAACTGATGGTGTACGCAGTGCTTTCACTAGGTTAGATGTTTCCATTCGTAATTGTGTCTGAGATTGCATGAGTAAACTAATCTGTTCAGTTAAGCCCGAATAGGCAGATATTCTGTTAAATTCTAATTCTTGAATCTTGTTATTTACTTTGGTAAGAGAATCTTGTAGGGGGAGTACTAGAGCGTTTATTGATTGTTGTCTCAAGTCTATATCTGCTTTCGCAGATTCTTGGTACTTTTCAAGTGTTGCTTTGGCCAATTCCAGAAAAGATGCGTTATTGCTGCGAAGAGCATCAGATGATAAGGACTTAAATACATCGGATAGTTTGGTCTGAGCCTCATTAATTAAAGCTATCTTTTCTTCTGAAGCCTTTCTTTCTTCCTCAAGTCTGGTTTGTAATTCACTTAGTTCCACTTGTAATTGAGTGTTTTGTTCTTGTAACTTAACAATAAAATATTCTTTTTCTGCGATGTTTTTTTCATATTCATCTATCGCTAGTGATTTGCTTTCAGCAGAGACTCGTAATTTAGTTTCTTTAAGCAACGCTTCCTGCAAATTACCAACATGACCTTCTAAACTAACGATTTGTTCCTTGGTAATGTTGATTTGACGCTCTTTCTCTTCAATTAATGATTCCCTGTTTTTTAACCGTTCAATAAGAACTGCTTGTTCTGAAGAAAATTCATTTTTACCCTTTTCGTAAGCTTGGTTAACTTTAGAACTATAGAATATCCATGTAACTAAACAACCGACAAGAATACCTAAAAAAGCATAAATCAAAGAATTATCCATGTTCAAAAACACCTCCAATTAATTTTTCAAATAATAATAAAGTATAACTTAAAAAACAAAAGTCCCTCCTTACAAGATTATAATACGAAGCATGACGCTTTTTGTCGAAATGTGTCAGAATGTCAAAAACACCCTCTCGGGTGTTTTTTTGTCTTCTACGCTAACTTAAATAAGTCCGCTGCCTCTTCAATTGTCGTCCTCTGCATGTCCAGCCCGACCACATACCCTATAGTCGGTAAATCATAGATGATGTGCTTTATCTCATGGCAGAACACCCGGTACTGGGTCTCCGCATTGATGTTCCCGTTCATAACAAGATGGTATCTCCCTTTCCGGCTGACATACACGAACGCATATACCTCCGGCGTTAGATTGCCAATGCTTGTCCGAATATCAAAGGCACTCATGACATCATGAAAGGGAATTGAATCATCAATCAGACTTCGTATCAGTTGTTTGTCAAGGATGGAGAGGTTCAACGTAGACATGCCTCCCTAGATGGTCCTGCATCGTTATAGACTAATCAATCTTCTTGAGCTTCTTCATCCTCAATGGCCTTGATAATCCGAATGATCTTCTTGATCCCATCGGGCGACAAGGGGCGTACCTGTTTGAACAGGAGTTGGAGGTCTTCGCGTTCTTTTAGTTCGGCAAAAAAATTAAGAAGTTCGGGGTCGTCGGTTAGGGCTGCTTCAATTGTTGCGACTGAAGTGTTTTGAGAATAATTTACAGTACCAATTAGCTGTTCTAACGAGACACTAAAGTAGGCCGCAATTTTTTTTACCGTTTCAAAATCTGGTTCTCTACGGCCAGTTTCCCAAGAGGCAAGTGTGGCTCGTTCTACTCCAAGAATATTGGCAAGTTCTTCTTGGGTCAAACCTTTATTTGTCCTTAAATGCTTTAGTCGAGCATTAAATGTGTCCATTTGGCACACTCCTTTGCTTCAAGAGTAATGATAGTATTCCAGGACTTCAATGGTTGTTACCATAAGACACAAAAATCGAAACAAACCGTTGACTGTGCCTTAACGACACAATATAATTGTGTCAAAAGGACACGGGGGTGTGTAAATGAGGGATGAACTTATTGCTGCGCGTAAGACAGTAGGTTTTACTCAGGAACAAGTAGCTGTTCTGGTGGATATTGATCGTTCGTTTTATTCACATATTGAACGTGGAACCAAAACCCCTTCACTGGAAGTTGCCCTTAGAATAGCTAACGCTGTCAACAAAAAAGTGGAGGATATTTTTTTGCCCAATAAAGTGTCAGAACGACACAATCCTCAGCATGAAGTTGAGGCGAGTTAATTGGAGGTGGCCTTATGCCCAGGCGGCCAGATCCCATTGAATACCGTGCCGTCTATGGCACGGACCCCAGTAAGAACGCCGAGTTGCTCCGCAAAGTCATCGATATCCTCAACCGGAGTGAAGCCATGAAGAAAGCCGAGCAGCAGTTGGCGGAAAAGGACAAGGAAACGGCGTGACCTGTTTGCTTGTGGTTTTTATAATAACCTATTTTTGGTAGAAACGGGAGGGTTATATGCAAGCCGCATGGCATGTCATGGACCGGGAAATCCGGCAAACCCGGTCGTTGCTGAGTCGAAGAAAGACTGATCTACAGTTTGAACTGTACCGGGCCATCGTAGACCGGGCTAGCGACGAGGAAAAGTCCGTTGCCGCCAAACGTCTGGATCAGAATCAGTTCAAGCTGTGCAATATCAACACCCAGGAACAGTTCATCCAGACACACAAGCTATCGGAACTGAAAAAGCACCCGGACAATCCGATTTTTTACGGTCTAACGCCTCGTCATCGCCAGGCGCTGATCGTGAAATATGCGGGCGGGAAGAGTGTTCAAATGGCCCAGCAACTCGGAATGACCGTCGAGAGTTACCGGCAGGCGATCCGCGAAGCGACCGGGATCATACAGCTAAACGCGGCCGCCTTACAGGAGGCACATTCCCTTGGGCTGACCG
Above is a genomic segment from Heliomicrobium undosum containing:
- a CDS encoding helix-turn-helix transcriptional regulator, giving the protein MRDELIAARKTVGFTQEQVAVLVDIDRSFYSHIERGTKTPSLEVALRIANAVNKKVEDIFLPNKVSERHNPQHEVEAS
- a CDS encoding TrmB family transcriptional regulator, producing the protein MQAAWHVMDREIRQTRSLLSRRKTDLQFELYRAIVDRASDEEKSVAAKRLDQNQFKLCNINTQEQFIQTHKLSELKKHPDNPIFYGLTPRHRQALIVKYAGGKSVQMAQQLGMTVESYRQAIREATGIIQLNAAALQEAHSLGLTEEQTAVYIRLSTLERSIYVRLDQKPKDIAKELGVSLSRVYEAVRRVKAKTEGQ
- a CDS encoding competence protein CoiA, which gives rise to MLTALLDGQKISATDPRWDNRKEELRALCNERAVCPICGQPVICRFGQVYIHHFGHRNKSDCPGSNESAEYMRAKALLYQFLLERIGNAGTVELEYPLPALKSTCGIHIRLNDGRRRAVEFFCGQWKSRELQARLDYFKANDIDTMWLISMSRFPDFEPDGRTVVFKSPAERALMSSSGLDKFCVSDWFERWQRKVFFKLPADEESGCSLCFFDTETKEIKFMRSLILDSCVSIFRVGATLKGTLDNIRLSDKKHVWYLEQEEIWKERWLEVKQSMPVPKTALQNISSMTKPSPANRFAITTPLFSRTPVIKQPQKPVELPKESSERYHCELCGGIFSEGDMSIYQLSTKRGKCKKCMYS
- the rmuC gene encoding DNA recombination protein RmuC is translated as MDNSLIYAFLGILVGCLVTWIFYSSKVNQAYEKGKNEFSSEQAVLIERLKNRESLIEEKERQINITKEQIVSLEGHVGNLQEALLKETKLRVSAESKSLAIDEYEKNIAEKEYFIVKLQEQNTQLQVELSELQTRLEEERKASEEKIALINEAQTKLSDVFKSLSSDALRSNNASFLELAKATLEKYQESAKADIDLRQQSINALVLPLQDSLTKVNNKIQELEFNRISAYSGLTEQISLLMQSQTQLRMETSNLVKALRTPSVRGRWGEIQLKRVVEIAGMIEYCDFVQQHTVNTNDSRLRPDMVIRLPNNRIIVVDSKVPLQGYLEALETSDDAHRILKLKDHARQVREHLTKLNSKSYWEHFQHTPEFAVLFLPSETFFSAALEQDPQLIEFGVENKVILSTPTTLIALLKAVAYGWNQEKIAENAKEISNLGKTLYDRICTFAGYLTNVQKSLDRAVIQFNHSVGSLERSVLIPARKFKELGVSVKEEIPLIEPLVKTPRVLNAPDFITHQNSSTY
- a CDS encoding DUF1847 domain-containing protein is translated as MKDAKGKLSCSDCGVYNCYRLLGDYPQFCPTPNLDRNLIEDINDKYRYDPEVSLIARAAAEIEGRFYGKLTRVEEIIEFAHCIGAEKVGVATCVGLINEAKVFMKILKAKGLSGHCVVCKVGAEDKRSIGIPEDLKLQKGYHESLCNPILQAELLNQEGCGLNVIIGLCVGHDALFMKHSKAPVTTLIVKDRVLGHNPAAALYTSGSYYKRVLEPED
- a CDS encoding helix-turn-helix transcriptional regulator, with product MDTFNARLKHLRTNKGLTQEELANILGVERATLASWETGRREPDFETVKKIAAYFSVSLEQLIGTVNYSQNTSVATIEAALTDDPELLNFFAELKEREDLQLLFKQVRPLSPDGIKKIIRIIKAIEDEEAQED